A single region of the Novipirellula aureliae genome encodes:
- the rpsO gene encoding 30S ribosomal protein S15 codes for MTISKERKSAVIEEHAKESGDTGSPEVQIAILTERINGLTEHMRTHRKDYASRRGLLGLVSRRRRLLDYVRSEDPQRYLDIIGKLGIRK; via the coding sequence ATGACGATCTCGAAAGAGCGAAAATCCGCAGTCATCGAAGAACATGCGAAAGAATCGGGTGACACAGGGTCTCCAGAAGTGCAAATCGCAATTTTGACCGAGCGGATTAACGGATTAACCGAGCACATGCGAACTCATCGCAAAGATTATGCCTCGCGTCGTGGGTTGCTGGGGCTGGTAAGTCGCAGACGCCGGCTTCTCGATTATGTCCGAAGTGAGGATCCGCAGCGGTATTTGGATATCATTGGTAAGTTGGGCATTCGTAAATAG
- the cysC gene encoding adenylyl-sulfate kinase: protein MNPSDIVWHPATVDRSARESNLGQRGVVVWFTGLSGCGKSTVANELDSQLLQLGRATTLLDGDNIRHGLCAPPPALREEHGEAFAERFGLGFASIDREENIRRIGNVAALMASAGLITLTAFVSPYRKDRDRVRKIVEEAGKTGDFIEVFVDTPLDICEARDPKGLYKKARSGEIKNFTGISDPYEAPRNPEIRLDGGKATTPADQAAEVLQKLVEWKVFATS from the coding sequence ATGAACCCATCTGACATTGTCTGGCATCCTGCGACGGTCGACCGATCGGCGCGTGAATCGAATTTAGGCCAACGTGGCGTGGTGGTTTGGTTTACGGGGTTGAGCGGATGCGGAAAGAGCACGGTCGCCAACGAGCTCGATTCGCAGCTATTGCAGTTGGGTCGGGCGACGACGCTGCTCGATGGTGACAACATTCGCCACGGGCTTTGCGCTCCTCCCCCCGCATTGCGTGAAGAACATGGCGAAGCATTTGCGGAACGATTTGGGTTGGGATTTGCTTCGATCGACCGCGAGGAAAACATCCGGCGAATTGGCAACGTGGCTGCTTTAATGGCTTCAGCAGGCTTGATTACGTTGACCGCGTTCGTGAGTCCCTACCGGAAGGACCGCGATCGAGTCCGAAAAATTGTCGAGGAGGCTGGCAAAACAGGTGATTTCATCGAGGTCTTTGTCGATACACCTTTAGACATCTGCGAAGCTCGTGACCCCAAAGGCTTGTATAAGAAAGCGCGATCGGGAGAGATAAAGAACTTCACTGGCATTAGTGATCCTTATGAAGCGCCTCGCAATCCCGAGATTCGTTTGGATGGCGGGAAGGCGACAACGCCGGCGGATCAGGCCGCGGAAGTGCTACAAAAGTTGGTTGAATGGAAGGTTTTCGCGACTTCCTAG